Proteins from one Diorhabda carinulata isolate Delta chromosome 10, icDioCari1.1, whole genome shotgun sequence genomic window:
- the LOC130899076 gene encoding GDP-fucose protein O-fucosyltransferase 2 has translation MFNAGCNFYLIMVLNLLLLSVNLLEYENVCFKNEDSCKETTRRYLLYDVNRPEGFNLRRDVYMRLAVLFHNLQTSPDLNNFVLVLPPWSNLVHWSYSDIPEQIPWGYYFDLDSLKLFAPVIEMHEFFHSYPYKFSKITIDEVYNLQHFENMFETGDFRDRMEISPCRNKNDNNYFFYKNVSSANVKCLSYHGPATKLIELLRNTTAITILINHAEVVLHDTFGNAKYWQARRSMRFNTDLKRISAEFRRNYLNSDDVNDKIVLPETWIKEKPRRDARGGPYVAVHLRRRDFVRSRPNEVPDLQNAAVQIKTVLKNLGLSTVFVATDGTEAEFGELERLMGGYNVVRFVPPLGFMEKYKDGGAAIVDQIICSCARYFVGTHESTFTFRIQEEREIMGFPVDSTFNVFCSENGCPTPSVWKIVF, from the exons ATGTTTAATGCCGggtgtaatttttatttaattatggttttaaacttattattactTTCAGTAAATTTGTTAGAATATGAAAATGTGTGTTTTAAAAATGAAGACAGTTGTAAAGAAACTACCAG ACGTTATCTTCTATACGATGTGAATAGACCCGAAGGTTTTAATTTAAGAAGGGACGTTTATATGCGTTTAGCAgttttatttcacaatttacAAACTTCCCccgatttaaataattttgtattagtCTTACCCCCTTGGTCGAATTTGGTACATTGGTCGTACAGCGATATCCCCGAACAAATCCCCTGGGggtattattttgatttagatAGTTTAAAATTATTCGCCCCAGTTATAGAAATGCACGAGTTTTTTCATA GTTATCcatataaattttccaaaattacaaTCGACGAAGTTTATAATCTACaacatttcgaaaatatgttcGAAACGGGGGATTTTAGGGATCGAATGGAAATATCCCCTTGCCGAAATAAAAAcgataacaattattttttttataaaaacgtaTCTAGTGCCAACGTAAAATGTTTGTCGTACCACGGCCCGGCTACTAAACTGATCGAATTGCTTCGAAATACAACAGCAAT aactattttaataaatcacGCCGAAGTTGTTCTACATGATACATTCGGTAACGCTAAATATTGGCAAGCGAGACGAAGTATGCGATTCAATACCGATTTAAAAAGAATTTCGGCCGAATTTAGAAGAAATTATCTAAATTCCGACGatgtaaatgataaaattgtCCTACCGGAAACGTGGATcaaagaaaaa cCTAGAAGGGACGCTAGAGGAGGCCCTTATGTCGCAGTACATCTCCGGAGGAGGGATTTTGTTCGAAGTAGACCTAATGAGGTGCCAGATTTACAAAATGCCGCAGTACAAATCAAAACCGTGCTTAAAAATTTGGGTTTGAGTACGGTTTTTGTAGCTACTGATGGTACTGAAGCAG AATTTGGGGAATTGGAGCGTCTGATGGGGGGTTATAACGTCGTGAGATTTGTACCTCCGTTGGGTTTTATGGAGAAGTATAAGGACGGCGGAGCGGCGATTGTGGATCAGATTATTTGTTCTTGTGCGAGATATTTCGTTGGTACTCACGAGAGTACGTTTACTTTTCGTATACAGGAGGAGAGGGAGATTATGGGGTTTCCCGTCGATAGtacttttaatgttttttgcTCGGAGAACGGCTGCCCCACGCCTTCtgtttggaaaattgttttttga
- the LOC130899080 gene encoding 40S ribosomal protein S29: MGFQNIWYSHPRKYGQGSRSCRACSNRHGLIRKYGLNLCRQCFREYANDIGFKKLD, encoded by the exons atgggTTTCCAAAATATCTGGTATTCTCATCCTCGTAAATACGGACAAGGTTCCAGATCGTg TCGTGCTTGTTCCAACAGACACGGGCTTATCAGAAAATACGGCTTAAATTTATGCAGACAATGTTTTAGGGAGTATGCCAACGACATAGGATTCAAAAAG ctcgattaa